One genomic segment of Oncorhynchus kisutch isolate 150728-3 linkage group LG15, Okis_V2, whole genome shotgun sequence includes these proteins:
- the LOC109905473 gene encoding CAP-Gly domain-containing linker protein 3 isoform X2, whose product MTKEQTAEVEEEAQPASEYQSPVHEPRKRPMVHPSAQAPLPKDYVFTFFDPNDPACLEILLDPRTTIPELFAIIRQWVPQVQHKIDLIGNEILKRGCHVNDRDGLTDMTLLHYSCKAGAHGVGDPAAALRLSNQLISLGADVSLRSRWTNMNAVHYAAYFDVPELIRILLKASKPRVLNSTCSDFHHGTALHIAASNLCLGSVQCLLEHGANPTVRNDKGQGPAEVVPDPMDMTLDKAEAAMVAKELKQLLLDSVPLSCNLPRATLLNYDNIPGNLMLTSIGLKLGDRVVLDDMKTGTLRFCGTTEFASGQWVGVELDEPEGKNDGSVGGVRYFICPPKLGIFAPVSKIAKAVELAPSSVTSTPKTPRMDFSRVTGKNKKEKKEIMEREKALRKKSMSVASLDPDGVKVELGDQVLVAGVKQGIIRYYGKTDFAPGYWFGVELENPTGKHDGSVFGVRYFNCMPKYGVFAPPSRVQRICGPKDGHSGDGTMVKKVHQVSMNQPRRKFNTVRSPKDITSENSISRLLFCCWFPWMLRAEMQS is encoded by the exons ATGACTAAAGAGCAGACTgccgaggtggaggaggaggcccAGCCTGCCTCTGAGTACCAGAGCCCAGTTCATGAGCCCCGGAAGAGGCCCATGGTCCACCCATCTGCACAGGCCCCCCTCCCCAAAGACTATG TCTTCACATTCTTTGACCCAAATGATCCTGCGTGTCTGGAGATCCTGCTGGATCCGCGCACCACCATCCCAGAGCTTTTCGCCATCATCCGTCAGTGGGTCCCACAGGTCCAGCACAAGATCGACCTCATCGGAAACGAG ATCTTGAAGCGTGGTTGCCATGTCAATGACCGTGATGGACTGACAGACATGACCTTGCTCCACTACAGTTGCAAAGCCGGAGCCCATGGTGTTG GTGACCCTGCCGCTGCCCTCAGGCTGTCCAATCAGCTCATTTCCCTGGGGGCAGACGTCAGTCTCCGCAGCCGCTGGACCAACATGAACGCCGTGCACTATGCTGCATACTTCGACGTGCCAGAGCTGATTCGCATTCTCCTCAAGGCCTCCAAGCCTAGAG TACTGAATTCCACCTGCAGTGACTTCCACCATGGCACAGCCCTGCACATTGCTGCCTCCAACCTGTGTCTGGGATCAGTCCAGTGTCTACTAGAGCATGGAGCCAACCCCACTGTCAGG aatgATAAAGGGCAGGGGCCAGCCGAGGTGGTCCCTGACCCCATGGACATGACTCTGGACAAAGCAGAAGCGGCCATGGTGGCCAAGGAGCTGAAGCAGCTGCTGCTGGACTCTGTGCCACTCAGCTGCAACCTGCCCCGCGCCACCCTGCTCAACTACGACAACATCCCTGGCAACCTCATGCTCACCTCCATCGGCCTGAAACTGGGCGACCGTGTGGTGCTGGACGACATGAAG ACGGGCACCCTGCGCTTCTGTGGGACCACGGAGTTCGCCAGTGGCCAGTGGGTGGGGGTGGAGCTGGACGAGCCAGAGGGCAAGAACGACGGAAGTGTGGGAGGGGTGCGTTACTTCATCTGTCCCCCCAAACTGG GTATCTTTGCTCCAGTGTCAAAAATCGCTAAAGCTGTTGAGCTGGCCCCCTCCTCTGTCACCTCCACACCCAAGACACCCCGCATGGACTTCTCCCGCGTCACAGGAAAGAACAAGAAAGAAAAGAAGGaaataatggagagagagaaag CTCTGAGGAAGAAGTCTATGTCCGTAGCCAGTCTGGACCCGGATGGGGTGAAGGTGGAACTTGGAGATCAGGTGCTGGTTGCTGGTGTGAAGCAGGGAATCATACGCTATTACGGAAAGACAGACTTTGCCCCAG gttacTGGTTTGGTGTGGAGCTGGAGAATCCCACAGGAAAGCATGATGGGTCTGTTTTTGGTGTCCGCTACTTCAACTGCATGCCCAAGTACGGGGTCTTTGCACCCCCATCTCGCGTGCAGAG AATCTGCGGACCAAAGGATGGTCATAGCGGCGACGGCACGATGGTGAAGAAAGTCCACCAGGTGTCTA TGAACCAGCCAAGGCGTAAATTCAACACGGTGAGGTCACCCAAGGACATCACCTCTGAGAATTCAATATCAAG atTGCTGTTCTGCTGCTGGTTCCCCTGGATGCTGCGAGCCGAGATGCAGTCCTAA
- the LOC109905473 gene encoding CAP-Gly domain-containing linker protein 3 isoform X1, with amino-acid sequence MTKEQTAEVEEEAQPASEYQSPVHEPRKRPMVHPSAQAPLPKDYVFTFFDPNDPACLEILLDPRTTIPELFAIIRQWVPQVQHKIDLIGNEILKRGCHVNDRDGLTDMTLLHYSCKAGAHGVGDPAAALRLSNQLISLGADVSLRSRWTNMNAVHYAAYFDVPELIRILLKASKPRVLNSTCSDFHHGTALHIAASNLCLGSVQCLLEHGANPTVRNDKGQGPAEVVPDPMDMTLDKAEAAMVAKELKQLLLDSVPLSCNLPRATLLNYDNIPGNLMLTSIGLKLGDRVVLDDMKLPKKSSSDEIDISALHHLKQTGTLRFCGTTEFASGQWVGVELDEPEGKNDGSVGGVRYFICPPKLGIFAPVSKIAKAVELAPSSVTSTPKTPRMDFSRVTGKNKKEKKEIMEREKALRKKSMSVASLDPDGVKVELGDQVLVAGVKQGIIRYYGKTDFAPGYWFGVELENPTGKHDGSVFGVRYFNCMPKYGVFAPPSRVQRICGPKDGHSGDGTMVKKVHQVSMNQPRRKFNTVRSPKDITSENSISRLLFCCWFPWMLRAEMQS; translated from the exons ATGACTAAAGAGCAGACTgccgaggtggaggaggaggcccAGCCTGCCTCTGAGTACCAGAGCCCAGTTCATGAGCCCCGGAAGAGGCCCATGGTCCACCCATCTGCACAGGCCCCCCTCCCCAAAGACTATG TCTTCACATTCTTTGACCCAAATGATCCTGCGTGTCTGGAGATCCTGCTGGATCCGCGCACCACCATCCCAGAGCTTTTCGCCATCATCCGTCAGTGGGTCCCACAGGTCCAGCACAAGATCGACCTCATCGGAAACGAG ATCTTGAAGCGTGGTTGCCATGTCAATGACCGTGATGGACTGACAGACATGACCTTGCTCCACTACAGTTGCAAAGCCGGAGCCCATGGTGTTG GTGACCCTGCCGCTGCCCTCAGGCTGTCCAATCAGCTCATTTCCCTGGGGGCAGACGTCAGTCTCCGCAGCCGCTGGACCAACATGAACGCCGTGCACTATGCTGCATACTTCGACGTGCCAGAGCTGATTCGCATTCTCCTCAAGGCCTCCAAGCCTAGAG TACTGAATTCCACCTGCAGTGACTTCCACCATGGCACAGCCCTGCACATTGCTGCCTCCAACCTGTGTCTGGGATCAGTCCAGTGTCTACTAGAGCATGGAGCCAACCCCACTGTCAGG aatgATAAAGGGCAGGGGCCAGCCGAGGTGGTCCCTGACCCCATGGACATGACTCTGGACAAAGCAGAAGCGGCCATGGTGGCCAAGGAGCTGAAGCAGCTGCTGCTGGACTCTGTGCCACTCAGCTGCAACCTGCCCCGCGCCACCCTGCTCAACTACGACAACATCCCTGGCAACCTCATGCTCACCTCCATCGGCCTGAAACTGGGCGACCGTGTGGTGCTGGACGACATGAAG CTCCCCAAAAAATCGAGCAGTGATGAAATTGACATCTCAGCTCTGCATCACCTGAAGCAG ACGGGCACCCTGCGCTTCTGTGGGACCACGGAGTTCGCCAGTGGCCAGTGGGTGGGGGTGGAGCTGGACGAGCCAGAGGGCAAGAACGACGGAAGTGTGGGAGGGGTGCGTTACTTCATCTGTCCCCCCAAACTGG GTATCTTTGCTCCAGTGTCAAAAATCGCTAAAGCTGTTGAGCTGGCCCCCTCCTCTGTCACCTCCACACCCAAGACACCCCGCATGGACTTCTCCCGCGTCACAGGAAAGAACAAGAAAGAAAAGAAGGaaataatggagagagagaaag CTCTGAGGAAGAAGTCTATGTCCGTAGCCAGTCTGGACCCGGATGGGGTGAAGGTGGAACTTGGAGATCAGGTGCTGGTTGCTGGTGTGAAGCAGGGAATCATACGCTATTACGGAAAGACAGACTTTGCCCCAG gttacTGGTTTGGTGTGGAGCTGGAGAATCCCACAGGAAAGCATGATGGGTCTGTTTTTGGTGTCCGCTACTTCAACTGCATGCCCAAGTACGGGGTCTTTGCACCCCCATCTCGCGTGCAGAG AATCTGCGGACCAAAGGATGGTCATAGCGGCGACGGCACGATGGTGAAGAAAGTCCACCAGGTGTCTA TGAACCAGCCAAGGCGTAAATTCAACACGGTGAGGTCACCCAAGGACATCACCTCTGAGAATTCAATATCAAG atTGCTGTTCTGCTGCTGGTTCCCCTGGATGCTGCGAGCCGAGATGCAGTCCTAA